In one Bacillota bacterium genomic region, the following are encoded:
- a CDS encoding M20/M25/M40 family metallo-hydrolase, whose translation MLNRERLLENFLNLLTIEGPSFNEHLVAENVLAQLEALQVRAAMDGTGEAIGGNCGNIVGRLEPTPPGNEWIGLVTHMDTVEADHPVVPRVEGGIIRSEGNTILGADDRAGIAALLEALTVVREQGLPHAGLELIFTVAEEQGLKGVRYLETGELRSPLAFVLDSSGPPGRIVTRAPYHNRLEWTITGKAAHAGVSPESGIDALKAAALGISLMKLGRIDPETTANLGLIQGGKATNIVCERVEIHGETRSLDKAKMKAETEHMLASMQEGAGKVGAKVEERVILQYEGYDLGPHEPVVQMALGAVERAGLKAQVTSTGGGSDASVLNAKGIKSVVLGVGYKNPHSVDEEISLVDLESLARIVLELIRR comes from the coding sequence TTGTTGAATAGGGAACGGCTTCTGGAGAACTTTCTAAACCTGCTCACGATCGAGGGGCCATCCTTCAACGAGCACCTGGTTGCTGAGAATGTCCTGGCACAACTGGAAGCCCTCCAAGTGAGGGCAGCCATGGATGGGACCGGGGAGGCCATTGGCGGCAACTGTGGAAACATCGTCGGGAGACTGGAGCCCACCCCCCCCGGGAATGAGTGGATTGGCTTGGTAACCCACATGGACACGGTGGAAGCGGACCACCCTGTGGTGCCCAGGGTAGAGGGTGGCATTATCAGGTCCGAGGGGAACACCATTCTCGGTGCTGACGACAGGGCCGGAATCGCGGCATTGCTTGAAGCCCTCACGGTCGTCAGGGAGCAAGGATTGCCCCATGCTGGCCTGGAACTCATCTTCACCGTGGCAGAGGAGCAGGGGTTAAAGGGCGTAAGGTACCTGGAGACGGGGGAACTGAGGTCCCCCCTTGCTTTTGTCCTGGACAGCTCAGGCCCACCGGGCCGCATCGTGACGAGGGCCCCCTATCACAACCGGCTGGAATGGACCATCACCGGCAAGGCTGCCCATGCCGGTGTTAGCCCCGAGTCTGGCATCGATGCCCTGAAGGCGGCAGCACTGGGGATAAGCCTCATGAAGCTTGGCAGGATCGACCCAGAGACCACGGCTAACCTGGGGTTGATCCAGGGTGGCAAGGCCACTAACATAGTGTGCGAACGCGTGGAGATCCACGGAGAGACACGCTCTCTGGACAAGGCCAAGATGAAAGCCGAAACCGAGCACATGCTGGCTTCCATGCAAGAAGGGGCCGGGAAGGTCGGGGCAAAGGTTGAGGAAAGGGTGATATTGCAGTACGAAGGGTACGATCTTGGGCCCCACGAACCCGTTGTGCAGATGGCTCTGGGCGCCGTGGAAAGAGCGGGCCTGAAGGCGCAAGTAACCTCCACAGGCGGGGGAAGCGATGCCAGCGTTCTCAATGCCAAGGGCATCAAATCCGTCGTACTGGGGGTGGGATACAAGAACCCCCACAGCGTTGATGAGGAGATTTCCCTGGTGGACCTGGAGAGCCTAGCCAGGATAGTCCTGGAGTTGATCCGCCGGTAG
- a CDS encoding PucR family transcriptional regulator ligand-binding domain-containing protein, translating to MITVGHVLAIEPLTQARVVAGESGLGNAIEHVDIIEVPDADAWIRPGSFLLTTAFAFKEDPEKLLALIEHLGRTKAAALALKPHRFLGFVPREALSLANKYCLPLIEIPAHMAYIDITTPIMTLIIDEQSFRLKRSETVHRVLTDLILGGGGLREIAGALHSLLRNPVAVLSQDLAVLAEVPSHDDTKVKGFPGNISLGIRQLSKGRSSDGSLPQRIDLGGSGSAVVAPVVAGRELCGYLAVLEATGKVPDTEWLALEKASTAIALDLMRQKAVAEAEHRMEHDLVMDILSGPGISEDIARERAKYFSWRLEGNVGVAVVDIDDFTTYYHSRPKDEIHIQRMKESLFQLIVKVTGEISPGAIVTRYSDGAVVLLTDIPPASKTWLDEVAKSIHRELSQSIDGPTCSIGVGGVYSQLSQTWRSFNQAQKAIEIGRMIHGKNTVHCYNTLGIYRLICDYHDREALQEIVEQTIGPLLKYDRNNNGSLMETLHTYLACDKCQKTAAEQLYLHRNSMKYRLQLIRNLLGDDALTGFGATRVHLALAIYMVLSRHS from the coding sequence ATGATAACCGTGGGCCATGTGCTGGCAATCGAACCCCTCACCCAGGCCAGGGTAGTAGCCGGTGAGTCAGGCCTGGGGAATGCCATCGAACACGTTGACATCATTGAAGTGCCGGATGCTGATGCCTGGATCCGCCCCGGGTCCTTCCTGCTGACGACGGCATTTGCCTTCAAGGAAGACCCTGAGAAGCTCTTGGCCCTGATCGAACACCTCGGCAGGACCAAGGCGGCGGCGCTGGCCTTGAAGCCCCACAGGTTCCTGGGTTTCGTGCCCAGGGAGGCACTCTCCCTAGCCAACAAGTACTGCCTGCCACTGATAGAGATCCCAGCACACATGGCCTACATTGACATAACCACACCCATAATGACCCTCATCATTGACGAGCAGTCCTTCAGGCTGAAGCGCTCCGAAACCGTTCACAGGGTCTTGACGGACCTAATCCTTGGAGGCGGCGGGCTGCGCGAGATAGCCGGCGCCCTGCATTCCCTGCTCCGAAACCCTGTGGCAGTGCTCTCCCAGGACCTCGCAGTCCTGGCAGAGGTGCCTTCACATGATGACACCAAGGTCAAAGGCTTCCCGGGAAACATCTCCTTGGGGATACGGCAACTCTCAAAGGGGCGCAGCTCCGATGGCAGTCTCCCACAAAGGATTGACTTGGGTGGCTCGGGTTCAGCCGTGGTGGCGCCGGTTGTGGCCGGGCGCGAACTCTGCGGGTACCTGGCGGTTCTGGAGGCAACCGGCAAGGTTCCAGATACCGAATGGCTTGCCTTGGAGAAGGCCTCCACAGCGATAGCGCTGGATCTCATGAGACAGAAGGCCGTGGCCGAGGCCGAACACCGCATGGAACACGACCTGGTCATGGACATCCTCTCGGGGCCCGGGATAAGCGAGGATATCGCCCGTGAACGAGCCAAGTACTTCTCCTGGAGGCTCGAGGGCAACGTCGGTGTGGCTGTGGTGGACATAGATGACTTCACCACATACTATCACTCCAGGCCTAAGGATGAGATCCACATTCAGAGGATGAAGGAATCCCTTTTCCAATTGATAGTCAAGGTGACAGGGGAGATCAGCCCAGGTGCCATAGTCACTAGGTACAGTGACGGCGCCGTAGTCCTCCTCACTGACATCCCGCCTGCGTCCAAGACATGGCTGGATGAAGTGGCCAAGTCGATCCACCGGGAACTCTCCCAGTCCATAGATGGCCCCACCTGTTCAATAGGGGTGGGGGGAGTGTACTCCCAGCTGTCCCAAACATGGCGCAGCTTCAACCAGGCCCAGAAGGCCATAGAGATCGGAAGGATGATCCACGGGAAGAACACCGTTCACTGCTATAACACGCTTGGCATCTACCGTCTCATCTGCGACTACCACGACAGGGAAGCACTCCAGGAGATAGTCGAACAAACCATCGGCCCGTTGCTCAAGTACGACAGGAACAACAACGGCTCCCTCATGGAAACCCTCCACACGTACCTTGCATGCGATAAGTGCCAGAAGACTGCCGCGGAGCAATTGTACTTGCACCGCAACTCTATGAAGTACCGCCTCCAGCTAATACGGAACCTCCTGGGGGATGACGCCCTCACGGGGTTCGGCGCCACCCGCGTCCACCTCGCCCTGGCCATATACATGGTACTTTCCCGGCACTCCTGA